A DNA window from Thermoflexus sp. contains the following coding sequences:
- a CDS encoding acyl-CoA dehydrogenase family protein gives MISFEIPEEIQQQREMARMIAEQLMRPNARYYDEHEHEIPWDFVNTMWPIVQQDWIRIVRRAERQLAGEQPAEKKREGPRYDNLRMIFLVEMLTWGDAGLYLCMPGPGLAGYSINAVGTPEQKVRFLKRYTEGGPKWGAMAVTEPGAGSDVSAIQTTAKREDGYWVLNGEKIFITNGYLALEASDGIVVVWATIDKTAGRAGIKPFVVEAGTPGVSITKREHKLGIRASDTAAIRFDNARIPLDNILGSPEILDTARTDGFKGVMVTFDASRPVVAAGALGIARAAIEFTKEVLEKEGIRIRYGLPRHQLTAIERDVMEMEAMHKAAWLLTLRAGWMLDQGKPNALEASMAKVKAGKAVTWITYKAVEILGPLGYSTRYLVEKWMRDAKINDLYEGTGQINTLIVARRVLGLTSRELK, from the coding sequence ATGATCAGCTTTGAAATCCCGGAGGAAATCCAGCAGCAGCGGGAGATGGCCCGCATGATCGCCGAGCAGCTGATGCGGCCCAACGCCCGCTACTACGATGAGCACGAGCACGAGATCCCCTGGGACTTCGTGAACACCATGTGGCCCATCGTGCAGCAGGACTGGATCCGGATCGTGCGGCGGGCGGAGCGACAGCTGGCCGGGGAACAACCGGCGGAGAAGAAGCGCGAGGGGCCGCGGTATGACAACCTGCGCATGATTTTCCTGGTGGAGATGCTGACCTGGGGCGACGCGGGCCTCTATCTCTGCATGCCCGGCCCGGGCCTGGCCGGCTATTCGATCAACGCCGTGGGCACGCCGGAGCAGAAGGTTCGCTTCCTCAAGCGCTATACCGAGGGCGGCCCGAAGTGGGGCGCCATGGCCGTGACCGAGCCCGGAGCCGGCTCCGACGTCTCGGCCATCCAGACCACGGCGAAGCGCGAGGATGGATACTGGGTGCTGAACGGGGAGAAGATTTTCATTACGAACGGCTACCTGGCCCTGGAGGCCTCGGATGGGATCGTCGTGGTCTGGGCGACCATCGATAAGACGGCGGGGCGGGCCGGGATCAAGCCCTTCGTGGTGGAGGCGGGCACGCCCGGGGTGAGCATCACCAAGCGGGAGCACAAGCTCGGCATCCGGGCCAGCGACACGGCGGCCATCCGCTTCGACAACGCCCGTATCCCCCTGGACAACATCCTGGGCAGCCCGGAGATCCTGGACACGGCGCGCACCGACGGGTTCAAGGGGGTGATGGTGACCTTTGACGCCTCCCGGCCGGTGGTGGCCGCCGGCGCCCTGGGCATCGCCCGCGCCGCCATCGAGTTCACCAAGGAGGTCCTGGAAAAGGAAGGGATCCGCATCCGCTACGGCCTCCCCCGGCATCAGCTGACGGCCATCGAGCGGGACGTGATGGAGATGGAGGCCATGCACAAGGCGGCGTGGCTGCTCACCCTGCGGGCCGGATGGATGCTGGACCAGGGGAAGCCCAACGCCCTGGAGGCCTCGATGGCGAAGGTGAAGGCCGGCAAGGCGGTGACCTGGATCACCTACAAGGCCGTGGAGATCCTGGGGCCGCTGGGCTATTCCACCCGCTACCTGGTGGAGAAGTGGATGCGGGACGCCAAGATCAACGACCTCTACGAGGGGACCGGCCAGATCAACACCCTCATCGTCGCCCGCCGGGTGCTCGGCCTGACCAGCCGTGAGCTGAAGTAG
- a CDS encoding ribbon-helix-helix protein, CopG family produces MLRRIQAILEEEQYRWLRDEAERRGLSVSALIREAVEMLRGRQAWRPLDESPFWELVGAGKSHQKGPAISENVDDWVYPLPPHRRPRRSRSRS; encoded by the coding sequence ATGCTGCGCCGGATACAGGCAATCCTGGAGGAAGAGCAATACCGCTGGCTGCGCGACGAGGCCGAGCGTCGGGGCCTTTCGGTCTCCGCGCTGATCCGGGAGGCGGTTGAGATGCTGCGGGGGCGCCAGGCCTGGCGGCCGCTGGATGAAAGCCCGTTCTGGGAGCTGGTGGGCGCTGGGAAGAGTCACCAGAAGGGTCCGGCGATCAGCGAGAACGTTGACGATTGGGTCTATCCTCTCCCTCCTCATCGCCGGCCACGCCGCTCTCGATCTCGATCGTAG
- a CDS encoding type II toxin-antitoxin system VapC family toxin produces MRRRILVDTSALFALVDSRDPHHAMARETAIHYRDAEHILLDLVWIETVTLVKRALGSRLAIEVGKKLLEGPPFVVYPIKGEDFQETWALFQRFYDKEWGFVDCAILHMARRLGVSEVFSFDRHFDQMSRLGIRRIPSPRH; encoded by the coding sequence ATGCGACGCCGGATCCTGGTGGACACCAGCGCGTTGTTTGCCCTCGTGGACTCGCGGGATCCCCACCATGCGATGGCCCGCGAGACCGCTATTCACTATCGGGACGCTGAGCACATCCTTCTGGATCTGGTGTGGATAGAGACCGTCACTCTGGTGAAAAGAGCTCTGGGTTCCCGCCTGGCGATCGAGGTGGGGAAGAAATTGCTGGAAGGCCCCCCTTTTGTCGTCTACCCGATTAAGGGTGAGGATTTCCAGGAAACCTGGGCGCTATTCCAGCGTTTCTACGACAAGGAGTGGGGCTTCGTGGATTGCGCCATCCTGCACATGGCCCGGCGACTGGGAGTGTCTGAGGTTTTCTCATTTGACCGGCATTTTGATCAGATGAGCAGGTTGGGGATCCGGCGAATCCCATCCCCCAGGCATTAG